A DNA window from Chitinibacter fontanus contains the following coding sequences:
- a CDS encoding KdsC family phosphatase, producing MIERAKPVKLMIFDVDGVMTDGSLYFSDSGEEMKAFNSLDGHGMKMLQNSGVKLAIITGRTSRLLEHRARNLGIDYLHQGSHDKLASFKALIEQVGVSEHECGFMGDDVIDLPVMRRVAFAVSVPAAPELVQQYAHYVTGRQGGAGAVREVCELIMASQGTLDAALAPYLQ from the coding sequence ATGATTGAACGGGCAAAACCAGTAAAATTAATGATTTTTGATGTCGATGGTGTGATGACCGACGGTAGTTTGTATTTTTCTGACTCAGGCGAAGAAATGAAAGCATTTAATTCGCTCGATGGGCATGGAATGAAAATGCTGCAAAATAGCGGGGTGAAATTGGCGATTATTACCGGACGCACTTCTCGTTTGCTTGAGCATCGAGCGCGAAATCTGGGCATCGACTATTTGCACCAAGGCTCACACGATAAATTGGCTTCCTTTAAAGCTTTGATCGAGCAAGTTGGAGTGAGCGAGCACGAGTGTGGGTTTATGGGGGATGATGTCATTGATCTGCCTGTAATGCGTCGCGTTGCATTTGCCGTGTCGGTGCCAGCTGCTCCCGAGTTGGTGCAGCAATATGCGCATTATGTCACTGGCCGCCAAGGCGGTGCTGGCGCGGTACGCGAAGTATGTGAATTAATCATGGCAAGCCAAGGAACGCTGGATGCAGCTTTGGCTCCATACCTGCAGTAA
- a CDS encoding KpsF/GutQ family sugar-phosphate isomerase: protein MTQTAYHSACRVLEMEAAAISATVARLDAEQFNRACEMILACTGRVVVMGMGKSGHIARKIAATMASTGTPAMFVHPGEAAHGDLGMITRQDILLVLSNSGESDEVLAILPSLKRLATPIISLTGNPNSTLATQAQVHLDAGVQEEACPLNLAPTASTTVALALGDALAVALLEARGFQADDFALSHPGGSLGRKLLVHVRDLMHAGDALPVVQTTMSLRDALLEISRKGMGMTAVVDEQGLLQGVYTDGDLRRTLDRDFDLRTTLVSEVMTRNPATIEAQRLAAEAAAVMETRRINGLLVVDAGVLVGAINMHDLLRARVV from the coding sequence ATGACGCAAACTGCATACCATAGCGCCTGCCGCGTTTTGGAGATGGAAGCTGCAGCAATTTCAGCAACTGTAGCTCGGCTTGATGCCGAGCAATTTAATCGTGCCTGCGAAATGATTTTGGCCTGTACTGGGCGTGTTGTGGTGATGGGGATGGGCAAATCAGGGCACATCGCGCGCAAAATTGCTGCCACGATGGCCAGTACCGGTACGCCTGCCATGTTCGTTCATCCAGGGGAGGCCGCTCATGGTGATTTAGGTATGATTACGCGCCAAGATATTTTGCTGGTATTGTCAAATTCGGGCGAGAGTGATGAAGTTTTGGCGATTCTGCCTAGCTTAAAGCGCTTGGCAACGCCCATTATTTCGCTGACTGGTAATCCTAATTCAACGCTGGCAACACAAGCTCAGGTGCACCTTGATGCAGGGGTACAAGAAGAAGCATGTCCTTTGAATTTGGCTCCAACCGCTAGTACTACGGTTGCTTTAGCTTTGGGCGATGCCTTGGCCGTGGCATTGCTTGAGGCACGTGGATTTCAGGCGGATGATTTTGCACTTTCGCATCCGGGCGGTAGCCTAGGGCGCAAACTACTGGTGCATGTGCGTGATTTAATGCATGCAGGTGATGCCTTGCCCGTAGTGCAAACCACCATGAGTTTGCGTGATGCTTTGCTAGAAATCAGTCGCAAAGGGATGGGGATGACCGCGGTGGTCGATGAGCAGGGGCTGCTACAAGGTGTGTACACCGATGGTGATTTACGCCGTACCTTGGATCGAGATTTTGATTTGCGAACTACGCTGGTGTCGGAAGTGATGACCCGAAATCCTGCTACCATAGAGGCGCAGCGGCTCGCAGCTGAAGCTGCGGCAGTGATGGAAACGCGTCGAATTAATGGTTTGCTGGTCGTTGATGCTGGCGTTCTGGTCGGTGCTATTAATATGCATGACCTACTTCGCGCTAGAGTGGTTTAA
- a CDS encoding monovalent cation:proton antiporter family protein, translating to MSSNLQSLLFLLATAVFTVVICRKIKLPPMLGYLLIGMIIGPHALGVIPSSEEASHLAEFGVVFLMFTLGLEFNLAKLNAMRRIVFGLGLSQVLAMLLLVGSVVILLGLSWQVGLTLGAVMAMSSTAMVSKLLTDRNELHAPHGQNAFGILLFQDLAVVPFLIMIPVLSQPAEALAASLSFAALKIFIVLTLLLWLGQKLMRPWFNLVARQHSSELFMLNILLITLGIAWLTELAGLSLALGAFLAGMLIAETEYRYQVEDDIRPFRDLLLGLFFVTVGMNLNFAILLSQWPLILLLVVVLGPIKILIITGLAKLFGNSAGAAWRTGFALGQGGEFAFVLLALAAGQNLMPNELLQSTIAAIIVSMMVTPFLIQHSDKLVLRLASSEWMNLAANLHQIAVRSMANTGHVILCGYGRSGQSLGRILHSENINFFALDLDPEKVREAGAAGESVVFGDAAKREVLIAAGLMRARALIVTYADTHSAMKILEVVHQIRPELPVIVRTQDDSDIDLIKNAGAAEVVAEIMEGSLMLASHTMMLLGVPLNKVVRRIREVREARYQMIRGFYRGTHEDNDESDRHQARLHTVQLTQNAHAIGFTISELALNELDVEVRSIRRKNRASAQPSDDFQLQNGDVMVLLGVPENLAAAEMLLLQGK from the coding sequence ATGTCTTCAAATTTACAAAGCCTACTCTTCTTACTTGCCACTGCGGTATTTACCGTGGTGATTTGCCGAAAAATCAAACTCCCGCCAATGCTCGGGTACTTGCTAATCGGCATGATCATTGGGCCACACGCGCTGGGAGTGATTCCATCCAGCGAAGAAGCAAGCCATTTAGCCGAGTTTGGCGTAGTTTTTTTGATGTTCACCTTGGGGCTAGAATTCAACCTTGCCAAACTCAACGCCATGCGCCGCATTGTATTTGGACTGGGCCTGAGTCAAGTACTAGCCATGTTGCTACTGGTGGGCAGTGTAGTCATTCTTTTAGGCTTAAGCTGGCAGGTCGGCCTGACCTTAGGCGCCGTAATGGCAATGTCCTCAACTGCCATGGTGTCCAAATTGCTCACCGATCGCAATGAGCTGCACGCCCCGCACGGGCAAAATGCATTTGGCATTTTGCTCTTTCAAGATTTGGCCGTCGTTCCTTTCCTGATCATGATTCCGGTATTGAGTCAGCCTGCTGAAGCACTAGCGGCCTCACTTAGCTTTGCGGCTTTAAAGATTTTTATCGTCTTAACTTTATTGCTGTGGCTGGGGCAGAAGTTGATGCGCCCTTGGTTTAATTTGGTCGCTCGGCAACATTCGAGCGAGCTGTTTATGCTCAACATCCTGCTCATCACCCTTGGCATTGCCTGGCTAACCGAATTGGCTGGTTTGTCATTGGCACTGGGAGCTTTCTTAGCGGGGATGCTGATTGCAGAAACTGAATATCGCTACCAGGTTGAAGACGACATTCGCCCATTCCGCGATCTGCTACTTGGCCTATTTTTTGTCACCGTCGGGATGAACCTTAACTTTGCGATTTTGCTATCACAATGGCCGCTGATCTTGCTACTGGTGGTGGTACTTGGCCCTATCAAAATTCTAATTATTACCGGGCTCGCCAAGTTATTTGGCAACTCGGCTGGTGCTGCGTGGCGGACTGGTTTCGCCCTCGGGCAAGGCGGTGAGTTTGCCTTTGTTTTATTGGCATTAGCAGCTGGACAAAATTTGATGCCCAACGAGTTACTGCAAAGCACCATTGCGGCAATCATAGTCTCGATGATGGTCACACCATTTCTGATCCAACACTCGGATAAATTGGTACTACGCCTTGCCAGCTCCGAATGGATGAACCTTGCAGCCAATCTGCACCAAATTGCGGTGCGTAGCATGGCCAACACCGGGCACGTCATACTGTGCGGTTATGGCCGGAGTGGACAATCACTAGGGCGGATTCTTCACTCGGAAAACATTAACTTCTTTGCCTTAGATTTGGACCCGGAAAAAGTACGCGAAGCCGGCGCCGCGGGTGAGTCGGTGGTATTTGGCGATGCAGCCAAGCGCGAGGTACTGATTGCCGCAGGTTTAATGCGCGCCCGAGCCTTAATCGTCACATATGCCGACACACATTCGGCCATGAAAATTCTAGAAGTGGTTCACCAGATTCGCCCTGAGCTACCCGTTATCGTTCGAACTCAAGATGATAGCGACATTGATTTAATCAAAAACGCCGGGGCCGCCGAAGTTGTGGCAGAAATAATGGAAGGCAGTTTGATGCTCGCCTCGCACACCATGATGCTACTCGGTGTTCCTCTCAACAAAGTAGTGCGACGTATTCGCGAAGTACGTGAAGCGCGGTATCAAATGATTCGTGGATTCTATCGCGGCACGCATGAAGACAATGATGAATCCGACCGTCATCAAGCGCGTTTGCATACCGTGCAACTCACCCAAAATGCTCACGCCATTGGCTTTACCATTAGTGAATTGGCGCTCAATGAGCTGGATGTAGAAGTGCGTAGCATCCGCCGTAAGAATCGTGCGTCAGCGCAGCCAAGCGATGACTTTCAGCTACAAAACGGCGATGTGATGGTGCTACTGGGGGTGCCAGAAAACTTGGCTGCAGCTGAAATGCTATTACTACAAGGCAAATAA
- a CDS encoding Do family serine endopeptidase, giving the protein MKKLWLIFAQTTTIGLAIWFLVTLLKPEWRLPVAPQTPVVTVKETQATASAPAELSYSAAAKKAKPSVVNIFTSQQARQPRNPLLNDPLFRRFFGDRGQDEDGQRPSSLGSGVLVSSQGYIVTNNHVVEAADEIEVALADGRTASAKLIGSDPDTDIAVIKIDLSNLPAISFADADKVEIGDVVLAIGNPFGVGQTVTMGIVSALGRSELGINTFENFIQTDAAINPGNSGGALIDTRGNLLGINTAIYSKTGGSLGIGFAIPATTVKQIMEALIKDGSVTRGWLGVEVQDVTPELASSFRLKDTKGALIAGVVRNGPAANAGIKPGDVLLSIDGKEVVNSAKMLDIISALKPEQVVPMSYVRQGEQVDAKVELGKRPKFNRR; this is encoded by the coding sequence ATGAAAAAACTTTGGCTCATTTTCGCACAAACTACCACTATCGGTCTGGCGATCTGGTTCTTGGTTACCTTACTGAAGCCGGAATGGCGTTTGCCGGTAGCACCGCAAACTCCGGTTGTAACCGTGAAAGAGACACAAGCGACAGCTTCTGCTCCCGCAGAATTATCGTATAGCGCTGCCGCAAAAAAGGCCAAGCCTTCAGTAGTGAATATTTTTACATCGCAGCAAGCGCGCCAGCCGCGTAATCCCTTGTTGAATGATCCATTATTTCGACGCTTTTTTGGTGACCGCGGGCAAGATGAAGATGGGCAACGGCCATCTAGCTTAGGTTCGGGCGTTTTGGTGTCTTCGCAGGGCTATATCGTCACCAATAATCATGTGGTTGAGGCGGCTGATGAAATTGAAGTCGCGCTCGCCGATGGTCGTACTGCTAGTGCCAAATTGATTGGTAGTGATCCGGATACTGATATTGCCGTGATTAAAATTGATCTGTCCAATTTGCCAGCGATTAGTTTTGCCGACGCCGACAAAGTTGAGATCGGTGATGTAGTGCTGGCCATTGGTAACCCATTTGGTGTTGGACAAACGGTGACGATGGGGATTGTGTCAGCGCTGGGGCGCTCCGAGCTGGGGATCAATACCTTTGAAAATTTTATCCAGACCGATGCTGCGATTAATCCAGGTAATTCGGGTGGGGCCTTAATTGATACCCGAGGTAATTTACTCGGCATTAATACGGCGATTTACTCAAAAACGGGTGGTTCTTTGGGGATTGGTTTTGCGATCCCAGCAACGACCGTGAAACAAATTATGGAGGCGCTGATTAAGGATGGTAGTGTCACGCGCGGCTGGTTGGGGGTAGAGGTGCAGGATGTTACGCCTGAGTTGGCGTCATCGTTTCGCTTGAAAGACACCAAGGGGGCGCTGATTGCTGGCGTGGTGCGTAACGGCCCAGCGGCTAATGCGGGCATCAAACCTGGTGATGTCTTGTTATCGATTGACGGAAAAGAGGTCGTTAATTCGGCCAAAATGCTTGATATTATTTCGGCCTTAAAACCTGAGCAGGTGGTTCCGATGAGCTATGTGCGACAGGGTGAACAAGTCGATGCCAAAGTTGAGCTTGGCAAACGACCAAAATTCAATCGTCGCTAG
- a CDS encoding Nif3-like dinuclear metal center hexameric protein, whose protein sequence is MPIQRQELENYIGQLLAVARFKDYAPNGLQVEGKDQINKIVTGVTASQALIDAAISQSADAILVHHGYFWKGEDQTIVRTKKQRIAKLLAADINLLAYHLPLDAHETLGNNAQLAQKLGLIPTARFGEQELVWRGELPVPMSLDTFSQHVAIQLKRPPLTIGNPGKAIRTIAWCTGGAQSYFREASNLDIDCYLTGEASEFVTHLAQESGVAFIAAGHHATERYGIEALGKHLAQEFNLEHTHLDLDNPV, encoded by the coding sequence ATGCCAATACAACGCCAAGAATTAGAAAATTATATCGGACAACTGCTTGCAGTGGCGCGATTCAAAGATTACGCCCCTAATGGCTTACAAGTTGAGGGCAAAGATCAAATTAACAAGATCGTCACCGGGGTAACCGCCTCACAAGCCTTAATCGATGCGGCGATCAGCCAAAGCGCTGATGCAATTTTGGTGCACCATGGCTATTTCTGGAAAGGTGAAGATCAAACAATTGTCCGAACCAAAAAACAGCGTATTGCCAAACTACTCGCTGCTGACATCAATCTTTTGGCCTATCACTTGCCACTTGATGCTCACGAAACATTGGGTAACAACGCACAGCTGGCACAAAAATTAGGCCTGATTCCAACCGCACGCTTTGGCGAACAAGAGCTAGTATGGCGCGGTGAGCTGCCAGTTCCTATGTCCTTAGACACCTTTAGCCAGCATGTGGCGATACAACTCAAACGCCCCCCACTAACGATTGGCAATCCGGGTAAAGCCATTCGCACTATTGCCTGGTGTACCGGTGGGGCACAAAGCTATTTCCGCGAAGCGAGCAATTTAGACATCGATTGTTACCTCACGGGAGAAGCGTCGGAATTTGTTACACACTTGGCGCAAGAGAGTGGTGTTGCATTTATTGCAGCAGGTCATCATGCAACAGAACGATATGGCATTGAGGCATTAGGTAAACATTTAGCCCAAGAGTTTAATCTTGAGCATACACACCTCGACTTGGATAACCCTGTATGA
- the petA gene encoding ubiquinol-cytochrome c reductase iron-sulfur subunit, translating to MSEQQVDNSKRRFLLIASSAVGAVATAGVAVPFVASFFPSERAKAAGAPVEVDISKLEPGQKITVEWRGKPVWVVNRTPEMLKDLSKNDPKLLDPKSDASDQPEYCHNATRSIKPEIWVATGVCTHLGCSPTFRPDLAPADLGPDWVGGFYCPCHGSKFDLAGRVFSGVPAPINLVIPPHKYLTDSTILVGEDK from the coding sequence ATGAGTGAGCAGCAAGTAGATAATAGCAAACGGCGATTTTTATTAATTGCCTCCAGCGCAGTGGGCGCGGTTGCGACAGCAGGGGTTGCAGTACCTTTTGTCGCCAGCTTTTTTCCTTCCGAGCGCGCAAAAGCGGCCGGTGCACCTGTCGAGGTTGATATCAGCAAACTCGAACCAGGTCAAAAAATCACCGTTGAATGGCGCGGGAAACCAGTCTGGGTGGTTAATCGCACTCCAGAAATGCTAAAAGATCTGTCTAAAAATGATCCTAAGCTACTCGACCCGAAATCTGATGCCAGCGATCAGCCTGAGTATTGCCATAATGCAACTCGCTCGATCAAGCCAGAAATTTGGGTGGCCACCGGGGTATGTACCCACTTGGGCTGTTCACCGACTTTCCGCCCAGACCTAGCGCCGGCCGATTTGGGTCCAGACTGGGTTGGCGGATTTTATTGCCCCTGTCATGGCTCCAAGTTCGACTTGGCTGGTCGCGTCTTCTCTGGCGTACCAGCACCAATCAACTTGGTTATCCCTCCGCATAAATACCTCACCGACTCGACAATTCTGGTCGGCGAAGACAAATAA
- a CDS encoding cytochrome b: protein MSNQQALPEKLLNWVDERFPLTSTWKAHVSEYYAPKNFNFWYFFGSLAMLVLVIQIVTGIFLTMNYKPDGNLIPGTNISVAFASVEYIMRDVAGGWIIRYMHSTGASMFFVVVYLHMFRGLIYGSYKQPRELVWVFGTLIFLILMAEAFLGYLLPWGQMSFWGAQVIVNLFASIPVIGPDLSVLIRGDFVVSDATLNRFFALHVIAVPLVLLALVVAHLVALHEVGSNNPDGVEIKKNKDPVTHIPRDGIPFHPYYTVKDIFGVAVFLAVFCAILFFKPEMGGFFLEHPNFDPADALKTPPHIAPVWYFTPFYAILRAIPSFLGTQVWGVLGMGGAVVLIAFLPWLDRSPIKSIRYRPTSFKVMLVLFLIAFIGLGILGAMPSTNVRTVIAQILSFIYFAFFLGMPFYTKNEKPCTPVPERVTFSTSKQQMMFLVYVAIAIGGAYLFAHVV from the coding sequence ATGAGCAATCAGCAAGCATTACCAGAAAAACTATTAAACTGGGTTGACGAGCGTTTTCCATTGACTAGCACTTGGAAAGCACACGTATCCGAATATTACGCACCAAAGAATTTTAACTTCTGGTACTTCTTCGGTTCATTAGCCATGCTCGTTCTGGTGATCCAGATCGTGACCGGCATTTTCCTGACGATGAACTATAAGCCTGATGGCAATCTGATTCCGGGCACCAACATTTCGGTAGCTTTCGCATCAGTTGAGTACATCATGCGTGATGTGGCGGGTGGCTGGATTATCCGTTACATGCACTCAACCGGTGCATCGATGTTCTTCGTGGTAGTGTATCTACACATGTTCCGTGGTCTGATCTACGGCTCATACAAGCAACCACGTGAACTGGTTTGGGTATTTGGTACACTAATCTTCCTGATCTTGATGGCTGAAGCCTTCTTGGGTTACCTACTACCTTGGGGCCAGATGTCATTCTGGGGCGCGCAAGTTATTGTGAACTTGTTCGCATCGATTCCTGTAATTGGTCCTGACCTGTCAGTGCTGATTCGTGGTGACTTCGTAGTTTCTGATGCCACCTTGAATCGCTTCTTTGCGCTGCACGTGATTGCCGTACCTTTGGTACTGCTCGCACTGGTTGTAGCCCACTTGGTAGCACTGCACGAAGTGGGTTCTAACAACCCAGATGGCGTTGAAATCAAGAAAAACAAAGATCCAGTAACACACATCCCACGTGATGGCATTCCATTCCACCCGTACTACACCGTGAAAGACATTTTCGGCGTAGCGGTGTTCTTGGCAGTGTTTTGCGCGATCTTGTTCTTCAAACCTGAAATGGGCGGCTTCTTCTTGGAGCATCCTAACTTCGACCCCGCTGATGCGCTGAAAACGCCTCCCCACATTGCACCAGTTTGGTACTTCACACCGTTCTACGCTATTTTGCGTGCAATTCCATCATTCCTTGGCACCCAAGTTTGGGGTGTATTAGGCATGGGTGGTGCAGTGGTATTGATCGCCTTCCTGCCATGGCTTGATCGCTCACCGATTAAATCAATCCGTTATCGTCCAACTAGCTTTAAAGTGATGTTGGTACTGTTCCTGATCGCATTTATTGGCTTGGGCATCTTGGGTGCAATGCCATCAACGAATGTTCGTACGGTTATTGCTCAGATTCTGTCATTTATCTATTTTGCTTTCTTCTTGGGTATGCCTTTCTACACCAAGAACGAGAAACCATGCACGCCAGTACCTGAGCGTGTGACATTCTCAACTAGCAAACAGCAAATGATGTTCTTGGTTTATGTTGCCATTGCAATCGGTGGCGCTTACTTGTTCGCTCATGTGGTTTAA
- a CDS encoding cytochrome c1: MKKTLASLLAIASLTIAGQSFANSEGIHLDKAPIDPKNAESIQRGAQTFVNYCLSCHGAAVMRYNRLQDIGLTEAQIKANLMFTTEKVGDQMKVAMAAKDGKAWFGATPPDLSLIARSRGTDWLYSYLRSFYRDDTRPTGWNNLVFDKVGMPHVLWELQGEQVLEIKGEGPHAEKTLKLVKPGLLTRGGENGQFDNHEFDQRVGDLVNYLSYMAEPAQVKREQIGYGVLLFLILFLIPITYLLKKEYWRDVH, translated from the coding sequence ATGAAAAAAACGCTCGCTAGCCTCCTCGCCATTGCATCTTTGACTATCGCTGGTCAAAGCTTTGCGAACAGCGAAGGCATTCATCTCGATAAAGCACCGATTGATCCAAAAAATGCGGAAAGCATTCAGCGTGGTGCACAAACGTTCGTTAACTATTGCTTGTCGTGTCACGGTGCCGCAGTCATGCGTTATAACCGTTTGCAAGACATCGGTTTGACTGAAGCGCAAATCAAAGCCAACCTAATGTTCACCACTGAAAAAGTGGGCGATCAGATGAAAGTAGCCATGGCTGCGAAAGATGGCAAAGCATGGTTTGGCGCAACGCCGCCGGATCTGAGCTTGATCGCACGCTCACGCGGCACCGATTGGCTCTATAGCTACCTGCGCTCGTTCTACCGTGATGACACTCGCCCAACAGGCTGGAATAATCTGGTGTTTGATAAAGTAGGTATGCCACACGTACTGTGGGAGTTGCAGGGTGAACAAGTGCTGGAAATCAAAGGTGAAGGCCCGCACGCCGAGAAAACCCTGAAACTAGTTAAACCAGGCTTACTGACTCGTGGCGGCGAAAATGGTCAATTCGATAATCACGAATTCGATCAACGTGTCGGTGACTTGGTCAACTATCTGTCATACATGGCAGAACCAGCTCAAGTGAAACGTGAACAAATTGGCTACGGCGTATTGCTGTTCCTGATCTTGTTCCTGATCCCAATTACTTATTTGCTGAAAAAAGAATACTGGCGCGATGTTCACTAA
- a CDS encoding glutathione S-transferase N-terminal domain-containing protein, protein MMKLYSGTSCPFSHRCRIVLFEKGMDFEILDVDIHSKPEDLAVMNPYNEVPVLVERDLQLYESNIINEYIDERFPHPQLMPADPVMRARARLMLFNLERELFIHVKTLEDASAKKTALEAARAAIRDNLTQIAPIFTKQKYILGEEFSMLDVAIAPLLWRFEHYGIEVTKGLVPVMKYAERLFSREAFIESLTANEKAMRK, encoded by the coding sequence ATGATGAAGTTGTACTCTGGTACTTCCTGCCCGTTTAGCCACCGCTGCCGTATTGTGCTATTCGAAAAGGGCATGGACTTTGAAATTCTTGATGTGGATATTCACAGCAAACCAGAAGATCTGGCAGTAATGAACCCATACAATGAAGTCCCTGTACTGGTGGAACGTGATTTGCAGTTGTATGAATCAAACATCATTAATGAATACATTGATGAGCGTTTTCCACACCCACAATTGATGCCCGCCGATCCGGTGATGCGTGCTCGTGCCCGCTTGATGCTGTTCAATTTAGAGCGTGAATTGTTTATTCATGTAAAAACACTGGAAGATGCCAGCGCGAAAAAAACTGCGCTTGAAGCTGCACGCGCCGCAATCCGCGACAATCTGACCCAAATCGCTCCGATTTTCACCAAACAAAAGTATATTCTCGGTGAAGAGTTCTCGATGCTCGACGTGGCAATTGCCCCATTGCTCTGGCGCTTTGAACACTATGGCATTGAAGTTACCAAAGGACTGGTACCGGTAATGAAATATGCCGAACGTCTATTTAGCCGCGAAGCATTTATTGAGTCGCTAACGGCAAATGAAAAAGCGATGCGCAAATAA
- a CDS encoding ClpXP protease specificity-enhancing factor, whose protein sequence is MQTVSTKPYLLRAIHEWCSDQGFTPYLVVAVRGKMQVPMEYVKNGEIVLNVSYNACRNLTIANDFISFSARFNGVSRDIEIPVGAVISIFSRENGEGMGFEYEGNEAAGQPESAPESSSHDEPPQDPPPRPSGRPQLRVVK, encoded by the coding sequence ATGCAAACTGTATCGACCAAACCGTATTTACTCCGTGCCATTCATGAATGGTGTTCAGATCAAGGTTTCACACCCTATCTCGTCGTCGCTGTTCGCGGCAAAATGCAAGTGCCGATGGAATACGTGAAGAATGGCGAAATTGTTCTTAACGTAAGCTATAACGCCTGCCGCAATCTCACTATTGCCAATGACTTTATCAGTTTCTCTGCCCGCTTCAATGGCGTATCACGTGATATTGAAATACCGGTTGGCGCGGTGATTTCGATCTTCTCACGTGAAAATGGCGAAGGCATGGGGTTTGAATACGAAGGCAACGAAGCAGCAGGGCAGCCCGAATCAGCCCCGGAATCTAGCTCGCACGATGAACCACCACAAGATCCGCCGCCTCGCCCAAGTGGCCGCCCGCAATTACGAGTGGTTAAGTAA
- a CDS encoding RsmB/NOP family class I SAM-dependent RNA methyltransferase — translation MTPKQLSATLDILNSALGFNAPADAVVSRHFRENKDLGHKDRAVIAETVFSMLRHLPQLEWIAGSTEARLASTRELLLAYFTRIKHLNVRELPSVFTDEDKERAGAMKGMALRDAPLNVRAAMPQWLVDAMLAEGQTEEQVLAMGLAMLQSAPLDIRVNSIKAKREAVAAELKAAGDINTMPTPYSPWGLRVEGKPAINKYKCFIEGRVEVQDEGSQLLGLLSGVKRGQMVTDFCAGAGGKTLLLGAMMQNTGRLYAFDVSEKRLANLKPRLARSGLSNVNPQLIASETDQKIKRLAGKMDVVLVDSPCSGMGTLRRNPDLKMRQSAASVTELNEKQRAILKSASRLVKNGGRLVYATCSFLQSENQAIVREFLASHPDFQLLDARELLAKERVEIALQDEYLQLTPAQHQTDAFFAAVLQRVSAEKAKAQEESAMLSAEDEAAE, via the coding sequence ATGACACCAAAGCAATTATCTGCCACGCTTGATATTTTAAATTCGGCGCTGGGTTTTAACGCCCCTGCAGATGCCGTGGTCTCGCGTCATTTTCGCGAAAATAAAGATTTAGGGCATAAAGACCGGGCGGTGATTGCAGAAACGGTATTCAGTATGTTGCGCCATTTGCCACAACTGGAGTGGATCGCTGGTAGTACCGAGGCTCGCTTAGCCAGCACGCGCGAGTTATTGCTTGCCTATTTCACACGGATCAAGCATCTAAATGTGCGTGAATTGCCATCAGTATTTACCGATGAAGATAAAGAACGAGCGGGTGCGATGAAGGGGATGGCACTGCGCGACGCACCACTCAATGTGCGTGCGGCTATGCCCCAATGGTTGGTGGATGCCATGCTCGCAGAAGGTCAAACCGAAGAGCAGGTTTTAGCTATGGGTTTGGCGATGTTACAGTCCGCGCCGCTCGATATTCGTGTGAACAGCATTAAGGCAAAGCGTGAGGCTGTCGCGGCAGAGTTAAAAGCCGCGGGCGATATCAATACCATGCCAACGCCGTATTCGCCGTGGGGGCTCCGCGTGGAAGGCAAGCCTGCAATTAATAAATACAAATGCTTTATTGAAGGCCGTGTTGAGGTGCAGGACGAAGGCAGCCAATTGTTGGGTCTGTTGTCCGGTGTGAAACGCGGTCAGATGGTGACTGATTTCTGCGCGGGTGCGGGTGGTAAAACCTTGCTGCTTGGCGCGATGATGCAAAATACCGGTCGTCTGTATGCGTTTGATGTCTCTGAAAAACGCTTGGCTAATCTAAAACCACGCTTAGCTCGCTCTGGCCTGTCGAATGTTAATCCACAGTTGATCGCGTCGGAAACCGACCAAAAGATCAAACGTCTGGCTGGTAAAATGGACGTTGTATTGGTCGATTCTCCATGTTCGGGTATGGGCACATTACGCCGTAATCCAGACCTGAAAATGCGCCAATCGGCGGCAAGTGTCACCGAGCTGAATGAAAAACAGCGTGCAATTTTGAAATCGGCCTCACGTTTGGTAAAAAATGGCGGGCGCTTGGTGTATGCCACATGCAGCTTTCTACAAAGTGAAAATCAAGCAATCGTGCGCGAGTTTCTCGCCTCGCATCCGGACTTCCAGTTGCTCGATGCACGCGAATTATTGGCCAAGGAGCGTGTGGAGATCGCGTTGCAGGATGAATATTTGCAATTGACCCCGGCACAACATCAAACCGATGCCTTCTTTGCCGCGGTATTGCAGCGTGTTTCTGCCGAGAAAGCGAAAGCACAGGAAGAGTCTGCGATGTTGTCAGCCGAGGACGAAGCGGCTGAATAA